The sequence below is a genomic window from Terriglobales bacterium.
TTCCACGGGGAAAGCATTGCGCGCGCCAGCATCATGACCTTCTTCCTGCTCACCAGCTCCCTGACCATGGTGCTGGGAGTCGCCGCCGCCAATCGCGGCGACCGGAAGTGGACCACCGGGTGGCTGCTGGCCACCATGCTCTGCGGCGCCGGCTTCGTCGTGCTGCACGGCATGGAGTGGCACGGCCTCATCCATGAAGGCTTGCGGATCTCCGGCTTCACCGCGCCCCCGCACGTGCAGACCACCGGCGAGTTCGCCGACATTACCAAGTCTGCCCCGCAGTTTGCCGGCACCTTCTTCACCCTGACCGGCATGCACATGCTGCACGTGACCATCGGCGTCGTTTATCTGGGCGTGGTCGCGCTGCGCAAGAAGTTCCTGCCCATCCTGGCCATTCTGTGGCTCGTCGCCTGGCTGGGGACGCCTGCCTGGAGCCCGTTCCACTACGGCGCGCACGTGCTGCTGGTCTCGCTCGTCGTCTGCGCCTTGGTCCTGTTCCTGAAGCCCAAGGACTACACCGCGCACGACGTGGAAGTCAGCGGCTTGTATTGGCACTTCGTGGACCTGGTGTGGATGTTCGTGGTTCCGTTTGTTTATCTGCTGAACCTCGGTCACTAAAGAAGATTGGGAGTAGAACAATATGGTTGACGCACCGGATGTCCATATATCTGAGCCCGCGGCAACGTACAAAGATTCAATGGGCAAATATGTTGTGATCTACATTTGCCTGTTGATCATTGCGGCATTGCAGTTCGTGAT
It includes:
- a CDS encoding cytochrome oxidase subunit III, producing the protein MSTAAEQVVSYHGEVYEPSLFRTYSKKIGMWLFLLSDSLTFGALLFAYSYGRISVPHWPTPFHGESIARASIMTFFLLTSSLTMVLGVAAANRGDRKWTTGWLLATMLCGAGFVVLHGMEWHGLIHEGLRISGFTAPPHVQTTGEFADITKSAPQFAGTFFTLTGMHMLHVTIGVVYLGVVALRKKFLPILAILWLVAWLGTPAWSPFHYGAHVLLVSLVVCALVLFLKPKDYTAHDVEVSGLYWHFVDLVWMFVVPFVYLLNLGH